From Bombyx mori chromosome 27, ASM3026992v2:
aaaattaataaacaaaagtaaaattatGTATGAAGTCTATTAATTTTATCCACTAAAATACTTCTTATAGCTCTACCCCTAATTAACCCATCTCCTGTAGTATTCTCTTGAAAAATATGTTCAGAGATTGTCATAGTCAAATTGGGGTTTTCAATCTCTGCTGGTTCTGGTTCAGGTATGTTGAACTCAATGGCTAAGTTGTGCAATACACAGCATGCTGTTATGATTTTTGCACATTTTACTGGAGCATAGTGTAATGTGCGATCCTTACACAAACAACGCCATCGGTTTTTTAGTCGCCCAAAAGTATTTTCAATAGCTACCCTGGTCCTTCCATGAACTGCTGTATATTTATAAGCTGGAGTTCCCTCAACAGCATCTAAAAATGGTGTCATTAACCAGGGTCGCTGTGGATAACCAGAATCAcctggaaataataaaaaaaacctagttaaaataaattaaacttagtcTGAATATTTGTAaaggttattaataaaatattacctaaCAACCACACTTGCTCGTTATTTCGATGTAAGCTCTGCATATAATTGTTGACCACGCTATTTTCCCAAATAAAAGCGTCGTGGGTGGCTCCTCCGTATTTCGCATTTACGTTTAAAATACGACAATCACTATCACAAAtctaaaattgaagaaaaatcattacatcagtttaattttctattttacttcATTTGGACACGCCGGCGGAGCTGCGCTTACCATTTGCACATTTAATGAATGGAAATGCTTTCTACTATAATACAAATGTTCGACTTCTTTTTTGGGTGTGAAAATATGGAAATGACATCCATCAATGCATCCTATAACTCCTGGGAAACCATACTTTGCAAAAAATCTGTAaggtaaaaacaaacaattggtactggtggtaggacctcttgtgagtccgcacgggtaggtaccaccgccccgcctatatttgccgtgaagcagtaatgcgtttcggtttgaagggtggggcagccgttgtaactatactgagaccttagaacttatatctcaaggtgggtggcgcatttacgttgtagatgtctatgggctccagtaaccacttaacagcaggtggtctgtgaactcgtccacccatctaagcaataaaaaaaataaaaataacaatactactTTTTAGTCATAAGTTTACGCCAAATcgtgataatataaaaatgaatgtttgtaataaaattatatagttCACACTTACTTGTTTCTTATTACATCTCTATCAGCTCTGGCATAAGGAAATTTTatgaaagtatttaaaattgCAGGAGTTACAAGAGCATCTGTTACTTCCTTCACACATTTGCTTACAGTCGTTTGGCCCAAATATTTAGCCATTCCCACTAAGCGTTGGTAAGATCCAGTGGCATAAAAAGATAGCGCGCAAAGAACctgaaatgtttgaattttatgtTACATTTAAGCTTTTCTCACAATAGAGACTTGGCACTGCCCTTAGCATTGCTAACATACATGAGCGAGCGAGCGAGTGAGTTACCACttaccatcacgtgggccgtatgctcggctaCCTACtgagataataaaaacaaacttaccTTAAGTTCCAAACTTATCCTGGAACTTGCTTTTAAAGATGTTTTTTGCTTAAGTTGATTACAAAGAAACTTGAATGATTCTTTATTCAACCGGTATCTATTTTTGAATTCCGCGTCATTTATGTCCACaggattatttttctttctcaGAGCAACTCTGCGTGTAATTTCTCTATAAGTAATAAAACCAATTGATTCTcaattaatttatgtttaaaaaatattagaatataacACGATTGACTGAAGTAGGTACTTACCTAACTTCTCTTGATGAATATTCTTCATTTTCAAGTAAACTTGCagcaacaaaataatataaaggacTACGCTCGTACAACGGTGGTCTTTGCATTTtgagcaatttattaaaattaattgtatataaGAACTAACTAAAGTGATAagaaaacactattatttataaaaaaatacttaaaaaataaaaacatggagaaaattatatttaaacacgTTACGAAACCTTTCTCACCAACAAATCTTAAGTGAATAAAGTTTCGACAATACTCGATAGTCAGTCGATACCCAGCCTTCGAAATTTACATTACCGTACGTCAAAACAGTGTTCGTGCTCGCAATTATAGCGTTTCATTGTTTATAAGGTTCAAGTATCGTTTACGTGACGATACGATTGCGATACGAAATTTGTTCGTGCTACCAAAATTAGTTCCTTTTACGTACGATAGGGGCGCTGTACAAATCTCATACAAATATAATTCGATAACGTTACGAATACATTTTCGCAAGTTATTCGTGCTAGGGCTACAGGTCAGTTTTATGCATCGCGAAAACAACAGGTGCATTAAGTTTGTCTTACCTGTAAATGTATGGGCACCTTCTTGACCGGAGCGTTGGTCATTCTCACTATATCAGAACTCACTGCACTcaaactttatttataaatttagtgTAGGCGTCCACGCGGCTATAATTTTTGCAAGCACACGAACGTTCGCAGAGTTCAGTCGTCAAAATACGTTATCGACCAAGACCCGCTAGTATATTACTGATTATTATGATTTTCAATGAATTTACTACGAGCCCCACTTCTACGCATGCGTAAAATCCGCCCTTTCGTCTGGTTGGACGAAATTCTTCGGTAAAACGTTTGAACAATTCGTAATAGTTCCTGATATTGACAATAGATGGTAATAGTTATTAATGGaacagtaatttatttataattttttttttagtactaTATCCGATTTTATTTGGGGTATTAATGATgattagtatttatttaaatctttattaTCACAATTGTCAactcaatttataaatataaagtgAAAAACTATGCTGTTGTTCATAAATTGACCGATAGATGgcgtttaaaaacatttttccgTCCAATCATTATAGTAATGGATCCAGGTAGCCGTACGTCTGCTTGGGCTGATCAAAACACAATCGAAACATGCGCTGAGCGCCGCCGATGTTGAGCGCTCGCAAAACTcgcgttttaaaaattattttccatcaaaatataaacatatgtGAAGTGACTTGTGGAAGTTAACGAGATAAATACCCATGCCAACTCTACATCTGAAACCCGGGATCACGGtaaaaattattcattttactCCCGATTCTGTGTAAGCAGATTTAACGCTTTGCTGTAAAAATAGCTCGGTATTCCCGTtcgcattaaaattattatgccGATGAAAGATCGCTCTTATATTGTTAACGAAATCaattaagtttatatttaaactgACCGCACAATTAAAGTCAAATTTGCGATTCTGCTTCAAATATATCTGTGAAATTTTTAATAGACGCTATACCACTGTTCGTATtcgtttttgaaaattttcgcCATGACCCGAAAAACATCTCCGCAGCTCTTTCCAAACTGCCTTGGAAATAAACATCGTAAAACTACTATACTCTAGAATATccagataaaatattttctgcATTAACTTGTGTACCGACGAAGCCTAGGTCAGATaagaatatttaaattgtataacGGCAAGCCAAAATAAGCCTTGTGTCCGCTTTTCAAGGGTGCTTTCATGGTTTTACGTTCTCATACGCACACACGAAGCACCACCCTTAGCAACTGGGGTGGAGACGGTGTGTTTATTTGGTGAGCACGCACACATCGCTTCAGGAATTACGGCTTTTAGCCGAGGAGACTAGCTTCATTTTTTCCGCATTCGCAAACGTTTAGAGGTGATTTTTCcgtgacaattttattatttataatcgtACCTATGGCTTTGGAAAATCTCCGATGTCATGAGTAACAGAAACACATACGAGACGAGGAAAAATACACCCTGACCTCAAATACCTAATCTCAAACATCAGAGCCATTACGTCCGGCAATAATCTATGATTCAATTCGtagaaattagatttttttctaaacgttttgtttattttgaactaacgtcccgccctcgcttcgcttcggaaactgtaatttattattgatttctccactatttaatggatgttattatacatacaaaccttcttcttcaatcactctatctattaaaaaaaaccgcatcaaaatccgttgcgtagttttaaagatttaagcatacatagggacagacagatataggtaCAGAGAAAGCCACTTTGTTTTAATACTATGTTGTGATAATGATTGATTAAAAAAACCTGTAAACACGTGTACAGGAGTACACTTGCAGTAGCAGTGAAACTTTCAGAAATGTTCTGTAGATTTGTCTTTTTCtagtgtcgctttttcgtttcaccATGTATCGGATCCGACGGTGTAGAACGTGAAAAATCAAAAATACCCTACAAAAGCGATTTTTTGGGGCAAAACCTCATTAAATTTCTTATTACGAGATTTTTCTACCGAAATAGCTAATGGAAACAGCAGAGAGAACGTAAATATAATCTTGAGGAACATGGTTGAAGAATCGGTTACGTTGGGAAgtcgaagttgtcgtggcctaaaggttaagacgtctggtgcatttgtatctagcgatacaaccgtgttcgaatcccgcaggcgggtaccaatttttctaatgaaatgcttggaataacatcgtgtattaaaaatcaaagccaCAAAATcataatctgcgtaattacctactggtggtaggaccttttgtgagtccgcacgggtaggtaccaccactaagcctatttctgccataaggcgtttcggtatgaagggtggggtagctgttgtaactatactgagaccttagatcttatatctcaaggtgggtggcgcatttacgttgtagatgtctatggtctccagtaaccacttaacaccaggtgggctgtgagctcgtccacatatctaagcaatcgTTCGTCCTATATCCAACAAGATGAGATATGGTTACTCTGCGGCCAAAACAGACATTATTCAAGCAGTGATGCTTTTACGTCTAGGCCCGTTAGGCGCGGGCCCAGGGCGCGGCTTGATTTGAGGGccagaaaaaaaatggaaatgCCAAAATTTCAGAGATGAAAAAAAGCAAACACAAGTCTCCCATGAAAAAGAATTgtgattaatttttataaaaaaaataaatatgtgtggtatcgtgggacaccggacaggaatggagttccttattataaaaatattaatattaagttctattcgaggcataaagaaaataattattcggttatatattttttattatgatttttttattgataaaaataagaaaaaaactactttacaaagttattaacttaattttattcacaatgatttataaaaaatatataataataatatacaaagaaacagctatttatatgaataataataataacagtcatcacgtagactatacattagacactgtatagccagcatactaaaactatacataaataataaaaatcttacgttacggacgttttttcccggttagggtacccctccgcatcgtcccataaggaactaaATCTGTAggtatataaagttattttaaaatttaaataaaaatcatcatcattaacATTAACATCTCACAGTCGTCTACTGCTGGATAtaagcctctcccaatccacaccactgagcccggtcatCGGGTCTcttcatccacttcttgccggccgcCGTTCGGAGGCCATCGCACCACCCAGCCAAGAGGCGTCCAACCCCTtgctgagcccttgctcacccacctgccctggtaaaactggaacggcctccgggccaccagttatctctcaaacataaaaaatccGTCCAACGTTACGATTttcgctgcgcggtctccaaaAATTTGGCCTATGGTGGCATCAAGCCTAAatctgctttcagactacgctatactatagtgccatatagtatagcagcctatacttagccattaatatatagtacagtacagtgtgaatgtgtccataacaatgtatggtgcgatattgttgtgctataagctatatgctattatattatagcgtagtttGAAAACGGCTTAAATCCATCACTGGATTCAAGATGGTACATTCGTGCGGGCTTACGACAAGTAATTTAGAAATATTTACAGGGCTTGAAGGCCCTTGCAATGTCACCAGAAGAAATCGATTCATTTAGCACCAATACACTAGTTCACATTTAGTAATAAATGGCAGCTGTATAGTATAATAACTGCAAATGAAAATGCTAATAATTATCTACAACATAATTGTAATTAACAAAATCGTAATTCATTATGATCGTTAAGAGTCGAGGTCGGATAAGACTAAGAACAAATCAAGTTTCTGAGTACAGACCAACTTTATTGATTTACTACATGTACGtatgtattattgttatttatgattgaagtatcaCTGGTGgtcctgaggcctttccagtttcaccaggacaggtgggcgagcaaaggctcagccaggaggggtgggatttgctaacagccgcccgagcgcctccgaaggagacctaacaactcaagagcaactgcttcgcgaatgaatctactaccgggtcggaatcgcgacccgctgagaagatctggcgagaaataAGCGTGCTGATGCATGGATTAGCTCGCACGTCAagctctttgtcgagttcgacgagtacggttaccggggctcCTAAGGCTgctcttagtgttagagctgatgGCGTCTAatacaagagttattggatctgatggacatgagtatgtatgtattgttgtttttttttaattttttttattgcttagatgagtggacgagctcacagcccacctggtgttaagtggttactggagcccatagacatctacaacgtaaatgcgccacccatcttgagatataagttctaaggtctcaattatagttacaacggctgccccacctttcaaaccgaaacgcattactgcttcacggcagaaataggcagggtggtggtacctacccgtgcggactcacaagaggtcctaccaccagtaaatatggtATGTATGGTATCGGTATAAATGATATAacgtttttatataaatatatattggtAATTAAACATCTCATCTATTGGAACGCTATTAAGTATAGTACAATAAATTACCGGCTGTATCTTATTATGGACTTATATATTGcgcctttagaattgaagtgacgTAATCAAATCAAGTGACTTAatattgtttactggtggtaggacctcttgtgagtccgcacgggtaggtacgacttccctgcttatttttgccgtgaagcagtattgcgtttcggtttgaagggtggggcaaccgttgtaactattctgagacattaaaactcatatttcaaggtaggcggcgacatttacattgtagatgtctatggactccagtaaccgcttaccaCCAGGTGGCTCAGCCATgtggtatctaagcaataaaaaaatataatttttttttggtgaacTCCAAAAAATGTGATTGAAAAATTGTAAGTCTAGCTTTTCGATTATAATAGGTACTTTAAGGTATACtcttgatttaaaagagacgaAATGGGTACGTTTGTCCCTTTCTGGACAaaatactgtttaattttataaactgataaTGTTTATATGTTGTTcgaattataaaactaattttcttaaaaCTTTTAGTTAAGCCACTAATTCTATAGGTGCGATATATATCGCCCTTAGAGATAAGACCTGACGATATAAGCATTAAGCCTCTTatattgattataattttaatctatattatGTCTtcgtgtgcaataaagtgtgcCCTATCTGCGTACTCCTGGAATACTATTAGGGGGTTAGATAGAaagaatactggtggtagggaatcttgagagtccgcacgggtaggtacgaccaccccgcttatttctgccgtgaagctacaATGCGTTTCTGCTTCTGAGTTATAAAGTTGTGTGACGGCATTGACGTTGCTCATGTCcatgggctcaggtaaccaggttagccgtgagcttgtctacccatcgaagcattaacaaaaatatacaagatTCCTCCCAAACTTACATCGGATTAGTTCATAAAAGTCAATGACTTTAAAAATGGTACTACACGGGTCAGAATACAAATACAACCAAATAGATGGAACACTTAATGTTTCGATAAGCTATCAGTTCTATTTGTGGAACGTATCTCACAAGAATACCTCACCTACTAACTACAAGGTGATCATTAATCTCCGAAGTACTTATTATACATACAGTCAtggttttgtttatttgaacaTAGCAAACTAAGTTTTTGTTTAGTTCGGTGAAATCGAATTACGCATAATTTTACTAAGGCTCATTTTCTGAACTTAAATCCATGGATTGTCTAAAGAATATTATTCGTGGAAAGATGATATTCGTGAGAATAACgattgtaaggtttgttgtaaaataattaaatttgttaatgcTAAGCCAATTTTCGGATTggcaaatagcaacactgttggtgagAGCAATtacagtagtggggacgtgacataataaaaaaggcggtagtctaaAAAAAACGGGACTGAAATCAGTGTATTCGGTAGTGAGCATAAgtctaaagattgtacaagtggaattacaaataaagcaatacagaattaagtaaaacactctgtgtattatttcctgactgttggAAGTGGAGTTCTAGACGATAAACTAGCCAAAAGTTGTGTCTCAAATGATACTCCACGCGTGAAGTAATCGATATTGATATATGTGTAGAGGTTTTGTATATGGGCAGGCGAGCTCAGGGCCAaactggtgttaactggtttcTTGAGCTCACAGATATTATCTTCATGCTCTGACAACTTTAAGACGCATTGTCTGCAATCTTACGGCTTTAAAAACAAGGATATACGAAATCGGGATTAGTTACCatggtttttttatgattgaaggatcactggtggccctgaggcttttacagtttcaccaggacaggtgggcgagcaaaggctcagccaggagaggtgggatttgctaacagttgcccgagcgcctcagatggagacctaacaacttaagagcaactgcttcgcaaacgaatctactaccggatcaaaaTGGcagccgctgagaagatccggcgagaaacttagtgggccgtgtctatgggttaattcgctcgtcgaggtcttcatcgcaagcgacgggtttggcgaggacggtgaccggtgcttgtggtacctaaaagcaccgttaatggatcgggaggatccgtaatgactagttttgggcaacgtcgactgtttaccattcggtctacaggattaATAACAAAACAAGCGAAACAAACATATCTATATAAACCGAATCGATACTAAGATGAAAATGAATAAAGGGttcctttttttgtttcttcaatACATGTATTATAGATAAAGTTTTTTAACTTCGGACTTTGAGATTTATCTGTAGTTCATTAAACAAATCTCAATATGTTTTTCTATGAAGACGTACTTGGAGAATAAAGGCGCAACGCTTGTAACAAGGTCAAGTTTGTTTAATCGTTTGAATAAGGATTAAATTGCCAAGATTATTCCACCAACGGAAATCAGGTGAACCTATATGGATACGGATATGTATGAGCGTTGTTCGCTAACTTAGTTAGTgattatttatacagtcatagacacagcccactgagtttctcgccggatcttctcagtgggtcgcgattccgatccggtggtggattctgcgaagtacttcTCTtgatagggtcagtgttagcatcactccggtttgagccccgtgagctcacctactagttaaggttccactgaaatagcctctcaaggctatcagctatatcgttgaactatactgaggccttacaactcatatcttaaggtgaatggcggcatttacgttgtaaatgtctataggctgcggtaaccactgaacaccaggtggaccgcgagctcgtccatccatctaagcaatataaaaaaaacattagtgaTCTGTTTGATACAATTCTTTTTCGGTTCCGTAAAATGTAttcgcgattttttttatattgcccttgtaggcagacgagcatccggcccacctgatggtgagtggttaccggacttcagcaatgccagtttgaagaaggatatgtcatagcgctcgggatcttttaaaataatctatactaatattataaaactgaagagtttatttgaacgcgctaatctcaggaactacttactggtccgatttgaaaaatattttcagtgttagatagctcatttatagaggaaggctatagg
This genomic window contains:
- the LOC119630675 gene encoding putative nuclease HARBI1 isoform X1 codes for the protein MQRPPLYERSPLYYFVAASLLENEEYSSREVREITRRVALRKKNNPVDINDAEFKNRYRLNKESFKFLCNQLKQKTSLKASSRISLELKVLCALSFYATGSYQRLVGMAKYLGQTTVSKCVKEVTDALVTPAILNTFIKFPYARADRDVIRNKFFAKYGFPGVIGCIDGCHFHIFTPKKEVEHLYYSRKHFHSLNVQMICDSDCRILNVNAKYGGATHDAFIWENSVVNNYMQSLHRNNEQVWLLGDSGYPQRPWLMTPFLDAVEGTPAYKYTAVHGRTRVAIENTFGRLKNRWRCLCKDRTLHYAPVKCAKIITACCVLHNLAIEFNIPEPEPAEIENPNLTMTISEHIFQENTTGDGLIRGRAIRSILVDKINRLHT
- the LOC119630675 gene encoding putative nuclease HARBI1 isoform X2; protein product: MQRPPLYERSPLYYFVAASLLENEEYSSREVREITRRVALRKKNNPVDINDAEFKNRYRLNKESFKFLCNQLKQKTSLKASSRISLELKVLCALSFYATGSYQRLVGMAKYLGQTTVSKCVKEVTDALVTPAILNTFIKFPYARADRDVIRNKFVIVIVVF